Genomic window (Heliangelus exortis chromosome W unlocalized genomic scaffold, bHelExo1.hap1 SUPER_W_unloc_2, whole genome shotgun sequence):
ccaggacACAACCCtggtttcccccccccttccaacTTCCAACCTCCCCCCCTGGGTAAGTTAATTACTGCTGAACACCAGGGGGGGTGTGGCTAAGCCAGGTCTCTTGGGCTGCAGTTTGCCTGCAGTGTGCCTGATACCTGCTCCTCTTGTCTTGATAAGATAGCTGGAGGGCACTTACACTGGGGGGGTGGAGACTTGCATGTATATGTGTGGCAATAATCAATGGCAAGGTTAGGACTAAGTCTTTTGTCCTTGGACATTTTGTTGGTGTTGTCTTAGCATTTTCAGTGCTATGCTTTGATGTTAAGCTACAAGgacagtttgtttgttttattatgtgTTGATTGATGATTAAGATGGCTACTCTGGGAAGGTGATGGTCATGGCAAGTGGAGAAGGAGGAGCTCCCAGGTGTGGGAACATTGCCTGGTAGGATGCGACCCACTGGGGAAGGGAGCCATGGAAGAAGCCAAGCCATCCCCCAAAACTtcagtcatagaatggtttgggtaggaaggaACCTTGaaaggtgtcctggtttgggccaggataaaggggattttctgtcttgtacttttgcttttagctaagtctcttgtaaatagttgcacttgctgaaattaacagcaagtttctcagacagtgtgtgtttctaggactgataacacttgatgtttatagttacttCTAGAGACTgttgtgcagagccaaggacactgttcagctctgaggaaaacataaagaggtcccacctgcatccctcctttggggaggaacggacaagatagatgccagaattgaccaaacagagtattccatcccatatacgtcatcctcagtataaatttgagggatcacgagggccaatccagatttccagcttccggctgcctgcccttcctgcctttcctgcctcccttccttcactcagcatcctggaaggatcccgtccgttttgcctgcctgtggtcctgatccgtgccagcccttatctctgtgttcctgcctgcagttcccgactgctgctgaccccaggagtccagcctggactttcccagggctgccctgcagcctcggtggtgacgtgagagttattggggggaaggggggaggaatgtggtatcccttttcttgtatatttgtatatatttagtaatttttcctatttttcattactgtttcattaaagttgtgtagtttagtttccaacccataagtctctctcccttattctctctcctttcttatcagggaggagagagagattaatagagagcgtctgttactcggtttaattgccgggccagtgttaagcCGTGAcaaaaggtcatctagtccaacttcCTGCTGTACAGGGAGGGTGTGTGTGGTCATACTGTGGAACACTGGGGTTGGCCATGTGGGAGCAGCTGCCCTAGACTTTAGATCATGGTCACATGGATCCCTCATTCCAGAGCTGTGGAGAACCCAACACAGCACTTCTGATGTCCCTTGCTCTTGTTTAGTTGGAGTCTGCAGCCTCCGAAAACTCAAGGTtctgtgaagagaaaaactATTTTAGAATGAATTCTCTTCTATGAGCAGAAACAAGCTGagtgtgaaatggaaatgaaggaagaacCTTCAGGGCAGTAACCCTGACCTGGATTGGTCATTGTCCCCCTGagtttacacctgaaagcagtgaattaacagCCTCTTATCTCCAGGGCCTGAGGGCTTTGTGTTGAGGTTAGGTCAGCACCACCCAGCTCtgatgtgtcccctccccctgcccatgccacaagcctgatgtccccaaccccccaggACACAACCCTGGTTTCCCCCCCTGCCAACTTAAAACCTCGTCCTCCCCTGGTCAGGTCCCTTCCCCCCGaggcccctccccaccttttcttcctccccctgctGCTTGCCATGATCGCGCTGCAGCTCCCGGGAAGTTTCGCTCCTCCACCTTGGGACTGCACCCACACCCCCcaccctgcagctgggaccccCCAACTGGTGAGTGCCAGAGCAtcgcccccccacccccaccagcttgagctgtgtcccctctgcaggTAGAGAGAGGTGATGGGAAGTTATGGGAGGGGAGTGGTTATTCCAGTACAGCCCAAATTGGGGGTGAGCAGCACAagatgggggaggaagggggatgGGTGAGAGGGGGGAACTAAACTTATCCCtggtgtgagggtggtgggattGGCAACACTCCAACTCATCTAGAGGGTGGAAGAGCTGTGATTTTATCTCCCTCAAAATAATATGCGGGGAGACCAATAAATACTGGTGGGCAGGGATGTGATAGGGGACCCCAAAGTCATGCCAAGGGTTTGGGGTCTGCAACTGGGGACCCTCAAATCACCCTCGAGCCAGGGATAAGGATGGCAAGTCCGGAATCCTTCCAGGGGACTTGATAACCCCAGGGCTTAGAAGCCACAATCGGGGACTCCCTTAGGAGACCCCAACGCATCCCACTGGATGGCAGCTCATCCTGCATGTGGGTGCAGTAGGGGAATCCTATAGGCCATGGTGGGATTTGTTACCATGACAGGGGACCCAAACTCATATCGAAGTGGTTGGGTGGGATATAAGACCCCTGATTCATCCCAGCAGTTTAAGACACCAATGGGGGAGTCCTAAATTACCTCTTCCAGTGTCCAGTGTCCAGTGTCCAGTACAATTGGGCCATCACAGCTCAAGCCAGGAGTGGCTGAAAACCacagcaccccctgccccacacaaTGGCccctttgggttttggttgcAAGTGTAGCTCCTAAAGATGAAGTAAAGGATGATCAGTGGGTGTCCAATTCTATGGTTACCCTCCCTATTCCACCTCGCATTCCATTTTCACCTACAGTATGTTTGATGTAGGTTTTGGCTGCCACCAAAACgaaaaaagcccaacccctATTTTGTCACCATACTATGGCTTCTTTCTGAAACACGGGATGTCTCCATCTGGGCAAAAACCTCACTGAGTGTCATAAGGATAGGAAAGATTTTGGTATAagtgtaattttgaaaatcattGAAATTCATGCAGGAGAAACGTTTGACACCAGTGAGGAATGCAGGAGAAAGTTTAGGATCTGCTCAGCCCATTTCCACCATCAGAAAATCCATTAGGGTGAGAGACCCCAGAGGTGTCCTGACTGCAGGAGACGGTTTAGCGACATCTCGGATCTGGTCCAACGGTGACACCATCACACAGGCACCATGTCCTACACCTGCCCTGACTGCgggaaagattttaaaaggagaTCACATTTGATCCAGCATCAACGGATCCATACGGGTGAGAAACCCTTTAAATGTTctgagtgtgggaaggagtttgcCCAGAGTTCCCATTTATCTCAGCATCGCTGCACCCACATGGGAAGGAGACCCtataagtgtctggagtgtgggaaggagttttccAAGAGTTCCAATTTATTACGCCATCACCGCATCCATACAGGAGAGAAGTTGTATCCCTGCACTCACTGTGGGAAAGCCTTCAACAACAGCACCTCTTGGATTAATCACCAACATGTCCACACTGAGGAAAAGCCCTACACGTGTCCCCAGTGTGGGAAGGGCTTCACATCCAGCTCGAGTCTCACCCGACACCGAGGGATCCATAGGGGTGAACGTCCCTACAAGTGTCCTGAGTGCGGGAAGAGCTTCACAGCCAGCTCGAGTCTCACCCAACACTTACGGATCCATAGGGGTGAACGTCCCTACAAGTGTCCTGAGTGCGGAAAAAGCTTCACAGCCCGCTCGAGTCTCACCCGACACCTACGGATCCATAGGGGTGAACGTCCCTACAAGTGTCCTGACTGTGGGAAAAGCTTCACAGTCAGCTCGAGTCTCACCCGGCACCTACGGATCCATACAGGTGAACGTCCCTACAAGTGTCCTGAGTGTTGGAAGAGCTTCAGGCAAAGCCACGCTTTGAAGAACCATCAACGCCTCCATACCAGTGAAAAACTTTAAAGCAACTCCCAGTGCAACAAGAGATTTTACTGGAAATTAGATTTCATCTGTCATTAcctgacccagcacagccaTCACCAAGTATGAAGGGTCAAGTTGCCCTCATTTTCCAAGCTCCATCACACCAATGAtgctttcttcatcttcttgtggaaaacaaaatggagTCAGCTCAGGAACCACTTCATGTCCCATccaaaatttcacttttaatatttgtttcagcgtcatgaaggcttttttccaaataaggaaaaaataggaaagtaTTTCCAATTATGACACCCTCCTAAAGGGATGTGGCAGGATGGGATCCTGGACACTTTTCCTGCACACCAGGCTGGGCgtgcagctgagggagcagtagaagagggaggcagcagactgcAGGACAATGCTGACAGCAACAGAGCAGGATCATCTCtactacatggtttttaaatccttccagggatgTTGATTCTACCACCTGCCTGGACTGACCATTTCAacacctaactactctctcagaaaagaaatgagagatctgacctaaacctcccctggtgcaacttcaggccatgtcctcttgtcctctcattgttcacttgagagaagaggccagcacccacctcaacacaacctcctgtcagggagttgtagagagcaagaagctctcctctcagcctcatcTTCTCCCAACTgcacattcccaattccctcagtctctcctcagagcacttcttctccagacccttcaccaccttgtAGATGCCTGCAgactccaggagctggcacagctcttcagaggagcGTTACTGCTCCTTGCCTGTCAGGAGGGATGCTTCATGAGCTCTCCTGAAACCTCTGTGACACCAGGGGTGATGTGATGGGACACCTCGAGCAGCCTGCAGTAAGGCTTCTCTCAGCTGTCTCCTGAAGTAAGAGAATTAcaacttggattttttttcaagacgATTGAAAGTGTTGGTGAGAGATCAGTGAAAAGGATGTGGAAGAAAACCCCCAGAACATCTTCCTTGCTTGATTGATTCATTTCTTGTGAAGCAGTAGACTTATAGAAATAGAAGTAGTAGTTTAAAGAAACATATATGCAATGGTTTTACAGAAGTAGAAGTACAGAAGTTGTAGAAAAGTATAAGCAATATTTTAAGGGAGTCTCATGGAAATTTACTAGCTGAATAACATAGGTAGGTGTGTGTATGGCAATGATACATGTGATAATGGAATGTAATTACTATGGAAAACTAATCCATGAGAGAAGATAATGGGATAAATAACTGTTGCTGAAATCTGCAGAAGGACCAAAGctgagagaaaattaattatgagttctttttgcatttataattgtgctgcatttgtgtagattttccattcttatttggtttttttattctcaaCTGCTGTGAAGTTTGTGATCATGGTACATTGAGAATTATGTTACTGCATGTAATGCCACCAAAGTCATGGATTTTGGGTTCCCTTTTAGTGTCCTAAAAGACATCAATTTGTAAAGTGCACCTCTTGAACACTTgaattagaaatgcttttggaGAACTAAATTCAAAGGTACATCAAGTCCCAAGGATGTTTCTACAGAACCCTTAGCTTTGGAGGTGACACTGCTTGAAGAACAAGCACTCTGCGTATCATACATATCACCACTGCCTGaactgaagaagctggagtgaAGATGCTAAGCTTGTAGCTATCACGATATCATTGCCTTATGATATTGCCTTATGATATCATTGTGCCTTGTGATGTGTGGACTCATGGGTTGAGGGGATTGCATTGTTGAGATGTCATTTGAGTATGTGGTTTTTGTGATCCAAGTAATCAGCCAAGcaatatatatctatattcaTGCATACTTGAGAGTGATTTGTGTTCcctaaaaattacttgaaaataaacttcaattCTTAGAGCAACAGAACTGATGTTTTGATTGTggataaatatttcatttcatcttaATCTGATCAAGGGGTACTCGCATGGTGTCAGGAGGCTGTCACTCCTTGTTTACCCTCAGAGGGTAACTTTTCCCTGAAAGGGAAACTCTGGCCTGGGAGATGGAATCTCCTTTGGCTGTTGTCTGGGTCAGGCCATGGGATGTGACAGTCCTGTGCtgttgtgccagcagcaggtggttGTGCTGGAGTGCCCTGCCATTTCCTGTagccccccagggctgtgcttggccaCTCAATtgagcagctgccctgactgaggttggagcagccctggcacctccagtGTCACCCGTGGCTTgcgtgggaagaggagggaaaggagattccccctggcactgcctgggtgtccagtgggagagtgggagaagcagaggttgtgtCTCTAGaggggaagtggctgtgctggaaaggagggagggaggggaca
Coding sequences:
- the LOC139790586 gene encoding zinc finger protein 502-like — translated: MSYTCPDCGKDFKRRSHLIQHQRIHTGEKPFKCSECGKEFAQSSHLSQHRCTHMGRRPYKCLECGKEFSKSSNLLRHHRIHTGEKLYPCTHCGKAFNNSTSWINHQHVHTEEKPYTCPQCGKGFTSSSSLTRHRGIHRGERPYKCPECGKSFTASSSLTQHLRIHRGERPYKCPECGKSFTARSSLTRHLRIHRGERPYKCPDCGKSFTVSSSLTRHLRIHTGERPYKCPECWKSFRQSHALKNHQRLHTSEKL